agcaacttggggttagtattttgcccaaggatacttgacatgcagactggaggagccaatGATCGAACCACCagccttccaatcagtaggtgacctgctccacctcctgagctacagccaccctgaaACTGAAAAGGATTTTTCAGTTTCTGGTGTGTCAAAGAAGGCCAGAGAAGTAACATGCTTATAATTAGGTGCTGTCCATTGAAAATATAATTGATTGAATGTCACAAATATTAGCTGTAAGAGTGCAGTAAAACTAGGTGAAAATACCATGTCACAGACTATATATTATACAATTCATGTCACCCGACCAGTCACATGAGGTGGCCTAATCCTAAaatgtttgtgatttttttttttttagcatctaGCGCTTGCTATATGAAATACATTGTTCAAAGGGGGGAAACAGATCTATACACGCAGGAGTAGACGAAATGAGGTGATAATATTCAGTAACCAATCGTTGTTGCAAAggtgtgattttattttgaaggattaTCGTGTTCTCTTCCAGGAGCGCGAGACTGAAGCCATAGCAAACATGGCACCCGGCACGACTCCTGTAACGGAGTCAGAGGAAGatcttaaaatctttaaatctAAAGGAGCTCCGATATCTTTACCGAAACATTCCTACTGGTTTGACTTCTGGGCTTTCGTGGTCTTTGATTTCGTGTTATTCCTCGTCGTGTATTTCTTAGTCCCTTAAAAGGTAAGAATGAGTGCGCGTGGAAGTTTCCAGCTAAAAGTGGGTGGCTACGGATGTTATCTAACTTTTTTTGTCCCACAGCTGCCGAGCCTGATATAAAAATGGGATTTAAATAGCGCTAATTTgaaacaaacagttttaaagTTAGTATTGATGCAGCTGTATCATAAATACCATTCTGAGAGCTCATATTCAGTGGTTAGCCAGCTGGTATCAAGATTCAAGATCACTTCCTTGGATCTAGTATTAGCTATGCAACGTTTGCCTGAAAGGTCTTCAATTTACAATGTAAATTGTACTATTTTTAAGAATTTACACTCTACACTTCCTGTGTAGGGTGGGCCGTTATCGCTCTAGAAAAGTCATGTGCCTGTCTTCGCTAATTTTGATGCAATAATTTAACGTCATGCTTTTATGTGCTTTTCGAAGTGCATGATACGAGATATCCGGTGTAGAAGCGCAGTGACTTTTCCCCGTTACTAATTTTCTTCTGTTATCGGCTCCTCGTTTTGTCCAATCAGCCCTCCATATCCAAAATCTATTTCTATTACTGCTACACTGAGACACGAACAGCTAATTCTCCAGTTTGAGATGCTGGAAATGTTATTGATTAGAATGTATAGATGTATATATGTAGTATTTGTGTTCCCTGTGttagaactttgttttcaaAGTACTTCTCTTTGTTAAAGGTTGGTTCCAGGACTTTGGAGCTTGAAGATGCAGAGTGCTCGCCCTGCCCTGCCCTTGGAAATGCTAACTCTGCTTTGAATCTAACACCATGTGATTGGATGTCGTACATCATTTGGCTGCATAACAAACATCTGAACTACAGAGCTACTGTGACTGGACTATCCTCTTTAATGCGTGGAATCAGTTTTTCTGTGGGGGCGAGAAACATTTCAAGTGCTGTATTGTTGAAAAGTCACAATGATGTCATCAGGACTTACAAAATGCTTTGATCAGAAAGTTACTAAGACACTTTAAGTGTTGTTACTGTCAGTTGTTAAGTAGTTTTATTAACCCATGTTTTATTAATAATGTTTAATTTTCTGGCTTCTTCctagtgttttggttttgtttccatgttttccTGATCATCACCTGTAAATAAATCTGACATCTCCAAATGAATGTATTGTCATATCAAGCTATGCGATCAATAGGTGTGGGACCCATATGGACACCAGAAGATTAGCGTCCACCTTCACTCGTGAAAGAACAATGCTGTGTTGGGAGAAATACTAGAATGCCAAAGTCATGGAAATTTGCACTTGGAAAACACttcaaataaagttttttgTCTACTTGGTAAATTACAACATTCTGTTATCTGTTGGATGAACTTCTCATTTATCAGCATCACATCTGTTATTAGGATCTGAGTTCAGTGTTAGGTTCTTATACCACTGGCAGTGACTGCACTTTTGAGACCCATAAAGCGCAACTGTTTAGCTAATGACTTAAATGTTTTGAATTAACCggggctgctttttttttcttttctttacactTTTGGGCACTtgttaatgcttttattttggaaatcaCACATTGGCCCACGTGTTTCCGCTTTGCGTTAGGGCTAATAGCAAATTAATTGCTGGTTGCAGCTTTCTAGTGACTTTTTTAAAGGAATTCGTGTAGTTTGCGTTATGGAAAGCGGTCCAGTTGAGAGCACAGGTCCGTGTCACAGCAGCGTTCATTGGTACCGCGAGCCAGGCCGCCCATGTGTGTGCGCGTTAGCTCCTCGCCGCGGCTAAATGCAGTGATTCTAGTTAGCTATGCTAATGTAAACATGGAAAACTTAATGGGTTAACCGTTAATACTTAGGTTCATACAATATGTTCACTGTATtcgtgttgtttttttaagtaaatttgTTCTTAGTGTTATGATTTTAAGTTAGTTAATCTGTTTTTAGCTAATTTAACTGGGCTATATTCAAATACTGTTCAACATGACTAAATTTCTATTTCTGATATATTGTGTGAGTAATTAAATATACTTTCAATAAATGGCAACATTAAGCTATCTTGGAAATGtttgtaaatattttgaaataactGGGAATTTTTAATCGATTGCTTGTAATATGTGGCCATAAATTCACCTGAGTCCCAATTATAGAAACAGTACTTTTGTACTCTCAAAAGGTTATTGGACTGTTTTGCCAACAAGTTCAACTTTTATCTCGAAAAACAGGTTggatgttttatattattttttgcaaTCCCGACATGTGTTACAGTGCTGCTTTGGAGAGCAGTGTTTTAATCTAGGCAGCACCCTGAAAAACACCCATTTTTTCCCACCTTCATGCATCTCTCTGATGTTTCTTTAAGTTCCTGTGAAATATTTTGTTGAGGCTTACGTGGCTCACAACGTCTTGAGAAGACTAGACTTCATCTATACCCACAGTAGCTTAGCACCTGTGCACCTGTTCACAGATGATTTTCTTGTAACTTTGTCTCTTGGTGCTAAATTATAAAGATGGTTTGCCGAGCTGTCACAAGAGGACATCTGACTTTCCAAAAAAGACATAACTCtctccactgtgtgtgtttaatcagATATATTCCTGCCGTTGTCATCCCTAAGACTGCTGATCCCTCCTATGCGGCTGATTTCTGCAGCCATGTGGCAGGTGGCTCAACGGAGGGATGTTCTCGACTATGAAAAGCTTGATGAATTTGTGACACTGGTCACAGCATCAGTTCCGGACCTGCTCAATCCGAAGCAACGAGGAAAACTGCTGCTTCGGCTGCGAGCCAGAGTGAGTCAGTAGGTGCACAGAAATGCATTCCACTCCACAAGTGGGTAATCCAGTGACAGTAGCTGAATGAATACCTTCCTGTTGCTTCAGGTTATACTTGAGCTGTGCAGAAATGAGGAAACAGCCAACATCCTGTGTGTACAGCCTCACCTAGAGCGAATCCACCCACCGGGATACACAGGAGTAAGTGTTAGCACCATTTTGAACAAGTCCAAAGTCCAGGTCCAAAGTTGTGTTACTGTTAAAAGTTCAGTGAGTGAAGACCTTGCAGAGGAAACATTTCATCTGAACTCACCTCTAAATCCAGCATCAGAAGTCTGATAACAAACTGTGAAAGGCGATACATTTTGGAAACAGGCGTAGTCTGTTGGTAGAGTTAAAATAGAGCTTTCTGAATGCAATGAGCAAAGCTGCGTTCAGAGACAACATATTTTATCAGTATTACCAGTAATGTAGCTGCGGTGGATTGATCACAttcagggcttgtgttgctgttaATGTCATGTGGAACGTTTTACTGGTTGTGAGAGGTATGGATTAGTTTAATCTGCATATTCTGTAGAGAGGGAGAATGGCTTCTAAAACAGAATAATGATTCTAATCACCCATTAAATATGCAGTGGATGATCAAATATAAATGTTAGCTTTCCAAGATCATTTTTCATCCTTTATCATTATTGTTGGTCTGATAGTGACGAAGATCTCAGTTGTAATGATTTCTTTCAGAGTGGGGATGCAGAGGTGGATGCAGAAGAGGCCATCTTTGTGGAGCTAACCCAAACACTCCTGAAAGACCCAGCAGAGAGGGAACATTTTTACCAGGCAAATGCTCTTAGATGTAGCCAATCCATGTATTTCTTATCTTCTtccttttaacttttttttgtattactagCTGTTAATGTTTGTTCTTCTCAGGAGGTTTTCCCCACAGAATATGGCCTCAGCTATGATGCGGACATGCAGCTGCTTGTGTGGGAGTTTCTCTCCAAATTAGAAAGACTTCTGCCGGTGCCAGACCTCGGTCAGGTAGGCCTACGTGAAAGCGTAATATTGGCCATATaagattcattattattataaaatactGTTCTATACATCAAACACTGTTGAATGGTTGGGCAGCAGTCACCAAAGGTACTGAAGATGAGTAACAGTATTAGTAGTTTGTGCATGTAGTATTAAAGATATACATACATTTTTCCTATCTTTAGccttttcagtgtttgttttttcttcttagtTTTCAACTACTCAGCAGTTaatcaagtattttttttcattgtttggtCGATTAAGAAATTAATTACCAGGAACCTCCCTGATTTTCACCAGCATTCACTGGATTTTACACGTTTGAATTTGTACCCACAGGGTGAAAACTGTCAGTGCACAGCTCTGCTGTAAAAGTGTTGCATTTAGTTGCAGTTGGCTGATTGTTAGTAGGACTGTGTCTTCACTCAGTACTCCCCAAGACTTCACTGACTCACCTGAATGAATATCACATTGAAGGATTACTGTTTTAACACACTGTGATCCTTCAACAAAGATCCAGTCTGTAAGTAAACAGGGACAGAACAAGTTTCCCAAGAAGCCAGGTAAAAAACCAACAGCCAGAGTGAAAGCAGTCCAGTGATACATGAGAAGATGATCTTGAAGGTGAGATTGGGCAAATTTCAATCAgataaagttattttattttagtgagCTGGTTCCCGAGACTATTTGGTCACGTCTCATATTTAATCACCATTCCCCCTCCTTCTCTTCAAAACAGTTGTCTTTTGGAATTTAAACTTCTTCAGactgaatcttttttttccataatcAAACAGACTGTTTCCTGGCTTACCTCTGCCCCCTCTGTGCTGAAGGACTGCTTGCAGGTGTTCTCCAATCCCAGTGACTTCAAGTCTCTCCTGCAACACCACAAATGCCTTGAGCACCTCAGCACCCAAGGTAAATCAGTTAGTCACTTTAAAGCTGTTCAAGGTTTGCTGTCTCACTTTTAATAACTGTCATTTAAAGTTTTAGATGAGGCATCTACACTTTAAGGtgagtttttctctctttttttgttgcacattttaacttttgtgtttctctgtagGCACCACAGTGGAGATGTCCACCCAGGTCTTTGCCTGCTCAGAGTGTCCCTTCTTCCACATGCAAGAGTCCTACCTGCTGCAGCACATTGAGCACAGCCATCCTGAACAATACGCCAAACTCCAGAGGACTGCACAGACATGTGAGACCCCCAAGAAGACGTTCCCTCCTGAGTTCCCAAAGCCCTTCCCCATCCACAACAGGCCCGACCCACACACATGCCAGGAGTGCGGCAAAACGTTCACGCGGGTCTCGGACGTGACTCGTCACCAGCGGACCCACACGGGCGAGCGCCCGTACACCTGTGAGGAGTGTCGGAAGGGCTTCAAGAACTCTTGGGATCTGACCAGACATCAGcgcatccacactggagagcgCCCCTTCCTTTGCTCTCATTGTGGCAAACGGTTCACTCAGATGGGGCTGCTCAAACTGCATTCTGAGCGAACAGCTTGTGGCCAGACCTGCAACCCTCAGCTAGACCTAACAACAGAGGTGGTGGTGACAGAGGTGGTGTCAGAGAAGGGGGGCGGTCAGTATAAATGCCAGAAATGTGGTGAGAGCTTTAGCAGCATCCTGGATCGACTGAGGCACAGGCAGAGGCACATCGTAAGGCGTCAGTACAAATGTCCCATGTGTGAGAAGATCTACGGCCGAGCCTCGGACCTGAAGAGACACCAGATGAAGCACACAGGTGAGCGGCCATTTCCATGCAAGTGCGGGAAAAGCTTCACCCACATGTGGCTTCTGAATAAGCACCAGCAGACCCACAGCAGAGAGCGTCCCCACCCCTGTGCAGAGTGCGGAAAGAGCTTCACGCAGCTTCAGATCCTTAACAGGCACCTCCTGACTCACAATGGCCAGCGGCCTTTCCAGTGCTCATACTGTGAGAAGAGCTTCACCCAGCTGGCCAGCCTCACACGCCACGAGAGAATCCACACAGGGGAGCGGCCATACCTCTGCACCACCTGCCAGAAGTCCTTTCTCACTCACGGAGAGCTTGTGAGGCACCAGCGCATCCACAGCAACTTCCGGCCCTTCAGCTGTCCTCAGTGCCCGAAGAGCTTTAAAACCAAGCGCGCTCAGAGTGAACACTTCCACAGCCACATAGGCGAGCACCCGTTCGAATGCGGCCGCTGCGGAAAGAGGTTCTCCAAGTCCACCTCGCTCGTCCGACATAACCTGACTCACACGGGGGAGCGACCACACTCATGCTCCCAGTGTGGGAAAACCTTCCTGACCTCTGGGGAGCTGCTCctgcacaaacgcacacacactggagagaggcCGTACCCTTGCTCTTACTGTGAGAGGAGGTTCAGGTGCTCATCAGACCTCAACATACACGTACGGACTCACACCGGCGAGAAGCCACACAGCTGCGCATTCTGTAAGAAGGGCTTCTGTACGTCTACGAGGCTGAAGagacacatgcgcacacactcaGAGAAGGTGGATTTATTGAGTCCTTGAGCTATTGGGAGAAAATCACTTCGTTGCTCCAACATAACTgttgtcatttaaaataaaaagagcctTAAATTAGTtcactgtgtgtatttttttgttttgttttttggcactaTATTACTGTGTTTGTGCCAGGGGAGCGGATCTTTGCTgcggaccaatttttggcgcaacgtgttttggggtttgaaagCCACAGATAGGCAGTATTTTGAGAAAATGTATGTCAGCTGTTCCAATACTCATGACACATAAGATCACTAAGGGTTTTTGCCTACgttgtcctcctcctctcctggattgcctggagctttctttaagtgtcttcccagctttgacaaatggcCAGCTGgaataaccacatttactcagggccttttTGACATGGTGTTCTTCTGCTTTCCTGGCCGCtctgtctgtggggatggtccTGAAACATGTTTCCCACTGATGCCACTACATGGAGGATTTATGGATTTATGTTTTGGCTTATCAAGAAAACCATTTGTAATCTTTAAAAGCACAGAAGCAGAGAGCAAAAAAAGTGTAACATCTGAATTACAGAAAAGAGGAGGATGGCTAAAGAAATTTGAATGAGGTACAGAAAGGGAAGTTACAAAAGTGGAAGAATCTGGAAGAAGGATCTtgaagacagattttttttttttttgttagatgAAACCACTGGCACAGGATGAGGACTGCATCCAGTGTGAGCTTGTGTTAAATTACtgtgttgttagtgttttaCATGTTGATTAACTCATCCATCTGTGTAAATATCACTGGAGCAGAATAATAGATTACAGATCATCTTGTAGGATGTTAGCAGTCCGCTCAAGCTGGACATCATCTATACATTGTCTCTAAAGGTACATCAGCAGTGACTGCTCTGATATTTTGGCTCATCAAATTGAATTAAAGATTAAACACGAAGTCAGTGGGCTGAATATCACACTGAAGCAGgctttaaatgtttgctttacaGCCCAGTCTTAGACCCTCCTGTTTGTTGGATAGCTAAGTCTGgaatattttttattctgtAGCAGCATATTCATGACAGTGAACTGTGTTATTTTGATTGTGCTTTAAATAACTTGTAGAGGTCtaaagagagacaaaacatgtagttcaaaaggaaaaagaaagcttgggcaagacgctttaccctactggtgttggtcagagaggccgatggcacgatatggcagcctcgcttctgacagtctgccccagggcagctgtggctacaactgtggtttGCCTGCACTAGTgcgtgaatgaatagtggaattgtgaagcgctttgggtgcctagaaaagtgctatatacagtggcttgcaaaagtattcggcccccttgaactttcccacattttgtcacattacagccacaaacatgaatcaattttattggaattccacatgaaagaccaacacaaagtggtgcacacgtgagaagtggaacgaaaatacatgattccaaaaattttttacaaataaataactgaaaagtggggtgtgcataattattcagccccctttggtctgagtgcagt
The Astatotilapia calliptera chromosome 17, fAstCal1.2, whole genome shotgun sequence genome window above contains:
- the LOC113009311 gene encoding zinc finger protein 2 homolog isoform X3, coding for MESGPVESTDIFLPLSSLRLLIPPMRLISAAMWQVAQRRDVLDYEKLDEFVTLVTASVPDLLNPKQRGKLLLRLRARVILELCRNEETANILCVQPHLERIHPPGYTGSGDAEVDAEEAIFVELTQTLLKDPAEREHFYQEVFPTEYGLSYDADMQLLVWEFLSKLERLLPVPDLGQTVSWLTSAPSVLKDCLQVFSNPSDFKSLLQHHKCLEHLSTQGTTVEMSTQVFACSECPFFHMQESYLLQHIEHSHPEQYAKLQRTAQTCETPKKTFPPEFPKPFPIHNRPDPHTCQECGKTFTRVSDVTRHQRTHTGERPYTCEECRKGFKNSWDLTRHQRIHTGERPFLCSHCGKRFTQMGLLKLHSERTACGQTCNPQLDLTTEVVVTEVVSEKGGGQYKCQKCGESFSSILDRLRHRQRHIVRRQYKCPMCEKIYGRASDLKRHQMKHTGERPFPCKCGKSFTHMWLLNKHQQTHSRERPHPCAECGKSFTQLQILNRHLLTHNGQRPFQCSYCEKSFTQLASLTRHERIHTGERPYLCTTCQKSFLTHGELVRHQRIHSNFRPFSCPQCPKSFKTKRAQSEHFHSHIGEHPFECGRCGKRFSKSTSLVRHNLTHTGERPHSCSQCGKTFLTSGELLLHKRTHTGERPYPCSYCERRFRCSSDLNIHVRTHTGEKPHSCAFCKKGFCTSTRLKRHMRTHSEKVDLLSP
- the LOC113009311 gene encoding zinc finger protein 2 homolog isoform X2; this encodes MESGPVESTGPCHSSVHWYREPGRPYIFLPLSSLRLLIPPMRLISAAMWQVAQRRDVLDYEKLDEFVTLVTASVPDLLNPKQRGKLLLRLRARVILELCRNEETANILCVQPHLERIHPPGYTGSGDAEVDAEEAIFVELTQTLLKDPAEREHFYQEVFPTEYGLSYDADMQLLVWEFLSKLERLLPVPDLGQDCLQVFSNPSDFKSLLQHHKCLEHLSTQGTTVEMSTQVFACSECPFFHMQESYLLQHIEHSHPEQYAKLQRTAQTCETPKKTFPPEFPKPFPIHNRPDPHTCQECGKTFTRVSDVTRHQRTHTGERPYTCEECRKGFKNSWDLTRHQRIHTGERPFLCSHCGKRFTQMGLLKLHSERTACGQTCNPQLDLTTEVVVTEVVSEKGGGQYKCQKCGESFSSILDRLRHRQRHIVRRQYKCPMCEKIYGRASDLKRHQMKHTGERPFPCKCGKSFTHMWLLNKHQQTHSRERPHPCAECGKSFTQLQILNRHLLTHNGQRPFQCSYCEKSFTQLASLTRHERIHTGERPYLCTTCQKSFLTHGELVRHQRIHSNFRPFSCPQCPKSFKTKRAQSEHFHSHIGEHPFECGRCGKRFSKSTSLVRHNLTHTGERPHSCSQCGKTFLTSGELLLHKRTHTGERPYPCSYCERRFRCSSDLNIHVRTHTGEKPHSCAFCKKGFCTSTRLKRHMRTHSEKVDLLSP
- the LOC113009311 gene encoding zinc finger protein 2 homolog isoform X1, coding for MESGPVESTGPCHSSVHWYREPGRPYIFLPLSSLRLLIPPMRLISAAMWQVAQRRDVLDYEKLDEFVTLVTASVPDLLNPKQRGKLLLRLRARVILELCRNEETANILCVQPHLERIHPPGYTGSGDAEVDAEEAIFVELTQTLLKDPAEREHFYQEVFPTEYGLSYDADMQLLVWEFLSKLERLLPVPDLGQTVSWLTSAPSVLKDCLQVFSNPSDFKSLLQHHKCLEHLSTQGTTVEMSTQVFACSECPFFHMQESYLLQHIEHSHPEQYAKLQRTAQTCETPKKTFPPEFPKPFPIHNRPDPHTCQECGKTFTRVSDVTRHQRTHTGERPYTCEECRKGFKNSWDLTRHQRIHTGERPFLCSHCGKRFTQMGLLKLHSERTACGQTCNPQLDLTTEVVVTEVVSEKGGGQYKCQKCGESFSSILDRLRHRQRHIVRRQYKCPMCEKIYGRASDLKRHQMKHTGERPFPCKCGKSFTHMWLLNKHQQTHSRERPHPCAECGKSFTQLQILNRHLLTHNGQRPFQCSYCEKSFTQLASLTRHERIHTGERPYLCTTCQKSFLTHGELVRHQRIHSNFRPFSCPQCPKSFKTKRAQSEHFHSHIGEHPFECGRCGKRFSKSTSLVRHNLTHTGERPHSCSQCGKTFLTSGELLLHKRTHTGERPYPCSYCERRFRCSSDLNIHVRTHTGEKPHSCAFCKKGFCTSTRLKRHMRTHSEKVDLLSP
- the LOC113009311 gene encoding zinc finger protein 2 homolog isoform X4 → MRLISAAMWQVAQRRDVLDYEKLDEFVTLVTASVPDLLNPKQRGKLLLRLRARVILELCRNEETANILCVQPHLERIHPPGYTGSGDAEVDAEEAIFVELTQTLLKDPAEREHFYQEVFPTEYGLSYDADMQLLVWEFLSKLERLLPVPDLGQTVSWLTSAPSVLKDCLQVFSNPSDFKSLLQHHKCLEHLSTQGTTVEMSTQVFACSECPFFHMQESYLLQHIEHSHPEQYAKLQRTAQTCETPKKTFPPEFPKPFPIHNRPDPHTCQECGKTFTRVSDVTRHQRTHTGERPYTCEECRKGFKNSWDLTRHQRIHTGERPFLCSHCGKRFTQMGLLKLHSERTACGQTCNPQLDLTTEVVVTEVVSEKGGGQYKCQKCGESFSSILDRLRHRQRHIVRRQYKCPMCEKIYGRASDLKRHQMKHTGERPFPCKCGKSFTHMWLLNKHQQTHSRERPHPCAECGKSFTQLQILNRHLLTHNGQRPFQCSYCEKSFTQLASLTRHERIHTGERPYLCTTCQKSFLTHGELVRHQRIHSNFRPFSCPQCPKSFKTKRAQSEHFHSHIGEHPFECGRCGKRFSKSTSLVRHNLTHTGERPHSCSQCGKTFLTSGELLLHKRTHTGERPYPCSYCERRFRCSSDLNIHVRTHTGEKPHSCAFCKKGFCTSTRLKRHMRTHSEKVDLLSP